The sequence TTTATATTCACTCCCCTCCACCGTTTCCCCCCAAATAACTGCATTTTTAGCACAAATAAGGGAACAGAAGTAATGGGAAAGGAACGATTGGACCTTAGCCTTTAAGGATAAGGTGTTGCGAaattggtaataataataatagtcatacCACCTtctggaaataataaaagaaggacAAGTATGAGTGGATTATGTACTGATAGAATCACTCTTTAATCCCAAATCCCATTTGTCAGTTAAATAATGTGACCCatagttttcttctctttggctgttatctgatcattttaaaaaagcatttgctTAAAAGGAAGTTACCAAAGGAAGAGGTCAGTCTTGTTACCCTCATGTTACTTTGGAGTTTGAGGGCAGAACAGGTCATCAGCAAATCAGATCTAAGTATCCTAGGAGCCTCCACTACGTAGGCAAGACTTACAGCCCTCTCTTTCCTGATCTTAGTTTCCatggctcctcctcctctctctggctcccaGAACTGCTGAAGGGAGAGAGGGTGATACCATAGGGACAGTGACTGGAGGAAGAGGCAGGTGGAGAGAGTTTTACTGAATACTCCATGTTATCTGCCTTTGGAGCTTATGCTCTTCTATAAGGTGAGGAAGGAGTCTGTCTATAATTCTTATTTTGGGAAGGGAGGAGATTAGACCATCAAGACTTAGAAATGGTTCTCTTAAAGCTATTTCAAGTTGTTAACATTTCAAAAGGCCAAACACATTGTTGGTAGTGAAAATGGCTAGGGCTTAACGTTCCAACGCATTGTGAAACAGAGTGAAAATTAACCAATGGGATTAAATGTCTATTGTAACACTTTAGCGTAGTAAGTATTTGTCTCTATAATTTgtaatatatctgataaagcgCTGTAATATTGatgtaaaatatttctgttaGAAGACTTATTCTAACTTGTGGTACTTTTTTATCATCAGGGGAAAATTTCAGTATAAAAATTGCATAGCCACCTTTTAAAAACCTTACTCCTAATTTGACTATTGTTAATGTTGTTAATAATgctaaaatattcataatatttatttgttgtctccTTAATCATGGGATTCTATCTTTGATACCCTTCCCTATGTTTCCAGAGTTTTCTATTCATGAGTACTGCAGGACCATTATGGCTAATTGTATTAAGACATTATGATATTTCCCTCTTTTCACTGGGCTCTGCTAAACCACTTGCTCAGATAAACCCACTCAAGAATTAGAATAACAAAATGTACAGTTTCTAACATGGAAACTCTGCCTTTCTACATTTAGCATGTGGATAAACTATATCCCACATAACTGTTACACTGAACAAAGGTTTCCGTGGATCTGAAGAATTAAGATGAATCTCTGAAGCATCAAGTACAAATATTTCTGGACCCCTATTTTTTCAAATAGATTGATCACAGACATGAGCTCCCCTCCCCAAAGGTATTGATCGTAATCTGTTGTCATCTGGGAGTTGGAGAAAATCGATTAACTCTAATGTCTAATCCTCAGTTTTCTCCACTTCAAGTCATACACACTAATTCCCAATTATGATAGCGAGCACATGACCAGTAcaagaaaatcatcaaatataCTCAGGCCCCACTGTAACTAATGGCGCTGACCTTTTCCAAGAGAAAACATAGTATTATAGGGGAAAAATAGGTTTTAATATCCCAGCGCTGCCGCTTTCTAGCTATGTGTTCTATTGCAAGTTACTTGTTTTCactcaactttgtttttctcacctATTTCATTTGGATCATAACACTACATTCAACTGTGATTTGGGGTTAATTAAATTAATGCTCGTTACCGAGAACTTGGTATATATTAgaaattcaggaaaatatttaacatacTTCATGGCTTTTCTTAGACAAGTAAAGAATTATTCTATTATTCCTGTtatcagtaataataatactgGTACAAATAAATTCAAGATACATTTCTAAGCtaataaaagaacaaaggaatTCAGATTTTTAAGTGCCACGTGATACATTCTCTTTGTTCAGTTTTGCTGTATGAATTGTGCTAAATAATAAGACAAATATGACACTTATCTCCATGAACTCTCACTTCTAGGATTTATCTCATATCTCCAAAATGGTATTCAAGAGGAAGAGAGATGTTTGtcaataaatctttctttttttttttttttagttgaacaGGTAGTTAAACCCaagagaaacagaacagaaagtgAAAATACTTCAGATaaacccaaaagaaagaaaaagggaggcaaaagtggaaaaaatagaagaaacagaaagaagaaaaatccatgtGATGCAGAATTCCAAAACTTCTGCATTCACGGAGATTGCAAATATATAGAGCACCTGGAAGCAGTAACCTGCAAGTAAGTTTCCCTAAATTATATAGAACTCTATATTTCTAACACTGTGTCTGAAACCCCTAGCTGcagaaagccattttttttttttcaatgttatgAACCAAGGGTTGGCAgacttttttcttaaagaacCAGATAGGAAATATTTTGGGCTTCATGGGTCAAGATTATGTGTGTACTTATATAATCAATTAAAGtagaaccatttaaaaatataaaattcatacgTGGCCTGCATGCTGCCTAAGACCTGACAGATGGCAAGATTTGACCCCATCGGCTGCAGTTTGCTGAACCCTGATGGAAACGATcattttataacatatattttgcaaaacctcttttttaaaaaggaactaaagGTACTTTTTGCATAATGTTCTAGGCCCCCCCCCCACAAGCTACTAGCACATTAAATGATAGTGGAATGTATTAACTGGATACCAACTCACTAAACTCATTAGTAGGTCATCCTAGgggcataaaaaatgaaaacttgtgtCTTCTTGACATATCATACCAAGCTAATCTCAACTTGTTCTTATACTAATAGATCCTTGACTCAAATATATTCTAGGTctcatcattttgaaatttaaacatatggcatgcctttttaaaaaatgttagaattAATGGCCGTTTGTGATCTGGaaagtaaacataaaatatgCAGAATGTTTTCAGTGgtaataatttcaaaatgtatgCTGTTTTCAGATGTTACCAGGATTACTTTGGTGAACGATGTGGGGAAAAGTCCATGAAGACTCACACCATGGTCGACAGCAATTTATCAAAAATTGCTTTAGCAGCCATTGCTGCTTTTGTCTCTGCCATGAGCTTCACAGCTATTGCTGTTGTTATTACAATCTAGTAAGTATGGCGTCTCTTAAAAATTCCCAATAAAATAACttcaggttaattttttttcagtattgtcTATCACAGTGTAGTATATTTTAGATGAGTTAGTCTATTGGTGGCACATGGTCTTTGGTCATATCTTTACACTTCATTGACAAAGATCACAGAATATGGTCATATGTATATTTGGACACCATGGAAACTTAATATATGAAGGCTTTCCTTGAACTTAAAAATTGGTGGTTTTATTTCATGTTATATGTCTACTCGTGGCAATTTCCAAATCTCAGAGTGTTCGTATATCTTCTCTGACTATAATAAGTTTAAGCAAGCCTCCCAGAAGCTACTTTAGGACTAGGTCACAGGAGGTTGTCAGAGGGCATGCTTTGGTGCTAAGAAATCACAAAGAGCTTCCAACCTGGAGCCAAAAAATATATGCCTTCTGCTCCTGTTAGAATGAAAAAATCTGAGTTAGGAATTTTATAGCATGATACTGACTTGCTTAGAGCAGCTTGTGCCTATTTTGTTATtatcaaatataaaatgggaactCAGTTCTTAAAAACAACCCATTTCCTCCATGTGGCATGGCATAGGAAGCAGGGACAATTCTACTACTGTTCCATTCATGCAGCATCTGCCCTGTGTTCCCATAACAGGTCACATACTTCACTGCATGACCAATGGCTGTTGCCACTAGACTCTTCTAGGTAGTAGACAGACACTGGTGGGCATGTAGAATGGCATTGTCTGTCAAACAAAAGTCAGTGAATTCAAGAAGTTGGAGGAGGGTGTGAATAGCTCTATAATGAGTCATGTGCTACTAGAGTTTGGGAAAAGCAATAGACTCATTATTCTAATTTTAGGTCCTGGTAAATTACTTTAACAACTGGATGGTGGACATGATCTACTACTCCTGCCATTCAGGAAACAAGGGGTTATCTTCTGATACTGTTTACTATTATTTGAAACTCAGATCAGATAATGATAAAATGACACACAAAACACTTTTATGATGCACGTAAAGTTTGATGCGGGGCTTCAATTTGTTTTGCGCGCTCTAGATATTACTTCGGTCTTTCTGTTGGTACCTGAAGCCAGTTATGCAAATGCGTTCAGGAAAGGTACCCTCAGACAATGCATTACTATTTGACATAGAAGGATAGAAGCATAAATGGCCAGCTAGGGAATATGTTTTGAAAGAATTAGTTAAACTTGTAATTAATTCAGGTTGAAATAGTCAATAATCCTTTGGAAGAGTATGGAAAAACTTTGTCATGCTGTCCTTTCCTTCTGTATGCTCTCTGTATTTGAAACACACAGCAAACCCTAACCTAAGTTACAGCCACTGTTTTTTCCAAAATTGAAGCTAATTTTTCCCAAACATCACAACAAGAGTTCCTCAGATTTTAATGGTAATATTTAGTAGATAAAGATCTACTAAAAATTGAATTGTTTAGTGTACAACACTAAGATATTTCAGACCATTGAGTTTTCGGACCATTGACCAAGTAGCAATATATACAACTTGAAGCATTTAttgtatttagaaataaatgaaactctttttttttttttcttggtcagcatgtttaaaaaaatatccaagcATTTAAACTTGTTTGTGCAAGACAACAGCCCTTCTATGGTAAACCTGTACTATTTTCTTCCTCCGGTTGTGCATGGTAATTGTGctaagtttgggggaaaaaatatggaTGTATTCCATGCCTTCTGAAAGTTTGCATCTCAAggcatatttatttaaatctcaGTAGTTTGGAaatatgtttgtttgttgctttttagggctgcacccgccgaatatggaggttcccaggctaggcgttgaattggagctgcagccacaggcctacaccacagtcacagcaacgccagatccatgccCCATCTGCAgactataacacagctcatggcaacactggatccttaacccactgatcaaggctaagAATccaacccatatcttcatggatactagtcatgtttgtaacctgctgcaccacaacgggaactcccgaaaatatgtttatataatgtCAACATAAAgatccccttaaaaaaaaattgtggtaccTTTTAGCTgggtttagggtttttttgttttgttttgtttttgtcttttgtcatttaatggccgcacccgaggcatatggaggttcccaggctaggggtcgaatcagagctgtagccgctggcctgcaccatagccacagcaacaccagatccaagccacatctgtgacctacaccacagctcacagcaacacaggatccttaacccactgagcaaggccagggatcgaacctgcaacctcatggttcctagtcggattcattaatcactgcgccacaacaggaactccggggtTTAAGTGTGTAAAGGCCTATAAAGACTCACAAAAAGTAATTCCCTGTATTCATGAAAACCCCAGGCCATATATAGATCTATAGAACTTTAATGACAGTAGAATATCTTGTTCTTTGAAGCCTTCGAAAACGATACTTCAGGGAATATGAAGGTGCAGCTGAAGAACGGAAGAAACTTCgacaagaaaatgcaaatgcacATGCCATAGCATGACTGAAGATAATATTACAggtttgagttttaaaatatatctttaaataatatcttacgatttaaaaatatactattatttgaagaaaaatcagaaagcgAGTTTTCTTAATTATACACCATGAACACTGGCTCCATTAAAGTGTTGTTCTTTGAGCATGAGATGAAGTTCAATAATGAGGATGGCCTATGCCTTAGTATGATAAGGGATATAAAGATGAGGGAGACACAGATTTTCACTGCCAAAGAACTTAGTGTTTGGTAAGTAGAAAAAAGTGTAAGGAACGACAACATTAGAGGAAGTAAAATAGGTCTTAAGAAAGGAACCAGTGGGCTAGAAGGAGTTCCCAGTGAAGGAGAGAAAGACTCTAGCGGGATGAATTTGGGGGAAGAAGAGGACAGGTATACAGGATGGCATTGGTATTGCGCCTCAAAGAAGCGATGAGATCGGGACAGGcaattataaagggaaaaaaagaccactACCATGAGATGGgctaaattattttagaaacttttgaaaaatggcctacttcagggagttcccactgtggctcagcagtagcaaatctgactagtacccatgaggatccgggctcgatccctggccttgctcagtgggttaaaggatccagtgttggcttgtaggttgcagacgcagctaggatctggcattgctgtgcctgtgatgtaggctagtgcggctgtagctccaatttgacccttaggctgggaacctccatatgccatgggtgtggccctaaaaaaagaaacaaagaaaaatggccTACTTCAAATAGTGTTGGGGAAGATAAGGTTGAAATGATAGGTTAAACTCCTGCGGTAGAGAGCCACTGTCAGAGAATTTGCACTACGAATGAGAGGAAGTGGAAACAGgtttataaagaaaagaagaagggagcAGGGGTACTAATTTGGGAGAGAGCTTGATGAGAGAATATatcatgatctttattttttcttagggaGGGAGAGCTGGGCGTGTTGTAGGTAGGAGGCAAGAAGGTACGGAGAGGGATATTTTCTTGATAACTAGAGTGAATAGCTAATAAAGCAAACTTCCAGTGAAAGAGGGAGGCAAGATAGATTAAATACTCACTTAAAGTTGGCCAGAGGAAGGAATTGCAATTCCTCAGACATCTGGGAAAGATGGCACATCCTTAAGTTGTTATTTTCTACCTCCAGTGAATTTAAGAATTACTTGAGATGCTTGTTAAATATGCGTATTTCTGGGCCAAATCCTAAATCTACTAAGTCAGTATTTCCACTTTTAATTAACATTTCAGATGCTTGTAGGACCACTATATTTAGCACTGGTTAAGTACAGGCTTTATGTTCTGAGCCTATTACAGAACTAGTTCAATAACTCATGAAATGGATAATTATCCATGCCAATGCTATACTCAGCATTTATTCATCAAAATTTATTGCTGAATTGGCTTAATAGTCTGAAGGGAAAACCACCAACATGAATAAGGGTAGACTTTTGGTTATTTAGTGCAATTGAAATTTCTCCAAGGAGGTCCAGAATGACTTTAGGGAAAGGAATATGCTGTGTTGGCACATGGTGGCTGCTTATGAATTTGTAGCTACTATTATTATGCCCTTGTTACTAATTATCCTAAATTAACTGTGTATCATAAATACTCTGAGCCACTtaatctttgttttattattattatgatgatgTCCACTGCATAGATTTGGTTAGGAAAACTGTTGTGCATGACTGCTGTTGCAGTTTTATTAAGCAGAATTTGATGACATAGGTTTGGGCATAGACAGTCTTCTACCTAAGTCAATGTATAACCAAAGCGTATGTGAAAGAGGGATTCAAGTCAAAGTGATCGTTTGTCTCTGAAAAGCTCTTAGCACTTTTCACAAGATATCATAGAAACACTTGACAGATATTCTGATTCCTGattatattttgacattttctcaTAGCTATATTAGAATGGAGCTTATGGCTaacacttcattttatttttcaacaggGTAGCAGATCGGGGTCACTGCCAAGTCATAACCATGAGTGATGAGTTGGTTCCTCTTTGCAGTGGATCATAAGAAGACAGAACCTTTTTGTTCTGGTGGTTTTAAACTTCCAACTGTCACTTTTTTTAATGCTAAGTCTTATTTCTGTACATAAAGATGCACGgagataaaaagtattttttcaagttgtaaataatttatttaatatttaatggaagtgtatttattttacagttcATTAAACTTTTTTAATCAAACAGATTGAGAGTTTGAATATTAGTTTTGAGATTGTGAGACTTGAAGGTATGTTTCTCCTAACACTTAGAGGAtcattttaaaaggagttccttaactttttttttttttaactgtttttggGTTCATTTTAAACATGTATTGCTTTTCTTAGAAAGCACTCTTCTGGGGAAAATTATAAACTAGAATCACTTAGACCTCCCACAAATATCCCAATCTGGTCCTTCTTATTCTACGTAAAACTTACTCCAAGTTCTGTTAATAACAAAAGCCTCTAAAATCAACCCATGCCATGGCCTCTCTGTACAGTAGACTCAGACattatcaaagaaaatatactgcccatcatcatcaccaccataaACAAGAAGATGACGAGAATAAGTTTGAATCTGGCATTTTCAAAAACTGGTATTTAGATTTGAGACTTCTTTCCCTGATATCATGACATAAATGTCTAAAACCCAGTTCTCTTTCACCTCCACTTGCTactcttttcttacattatttcattttatttatttgtctttttgccttttctagggccgttctcgtggcacatggaggttcccaaacaaggggtctaatcggagctgtagcctccggcctatgccacagccagagccacagcaacgaaggatccgagccacgtctgcgacctacaccacagctcacggcagtgccggatccttaacccactgagcaaggccaggaattgaacccgcaacctcatggttcctagtcggatttgttaacccctgtgccacgacgggaactccttcttacattattttaaagaaatacatttgttttGGAGCATGGGTGTTCTTTCAAGAACCCTAATGTCACAGGATGACTCACACACAGTCTTGTTCCCGGCTGGTCAACTAAGTTACctgcatgaaaaacaaaacaatctttaTAAAGTACAGGGAGTGTTTTGAGAATACTAACCAATAATAAACATAATTCCAGCAACCATCTCATAGATGTATTGACTGAAAAGTGCCTGCAGCATCAGCACATCCATCTGTCTCTAGCATACTGTTCACCAAAACCTTGCCCAGTGATCATCGGTTGGT comes from Phacochoerus africanus isolate WHEZ1 chromosome 10, ROS_Pafr_v1, whole genome shotgun sequence and encodes:
- the AREG gene encoding amphiregulin; protein product: MRSPLLPPAPVVLSLLILCSAHYAAGLDVNGTSSGKGEPFSGDHGAEAFEVTSRSEMSSGSEAPPASEMPSGSDYDYAEEYDNEPHISGYIVDDSVRVEQVVKPKRNRTESENTSDKPKRKKKGGKSGKNRRNRKKKNPCDAEFQNFCIHGDCKYIEHLEAVTCKCYQDYFGERCGEKSMKTHTMVDSNLSKIALAAIAAFVSAMSFTAIAVVITIYLRKRYFREYEGAAEERKKLRQENANAHAIA